Below is a window of Populus trichocarpa isolate Nisqually-1 chromosome 3, P.trichocarpa_v4.1, whole genome shotgun sequence DNA.
caatgaTGATTCCTGGGCCAAAGAATCCGGGTAAAAAGCTTGATGTTTTTCTAAGacctttgattgatgagttaaagaatttgtggttttttggtgttgaaacatatgatgtatacagaaaggaaaattttcaattaagggcagctttgatgtggaccatTAGTGACTTTCCAGCATATGGCATGTTATCGGGGTGGAGTACTCATGGAAATTTGTCTTGTCCTTATTGTATGGAGCATAGCAAggcttttagattaaaaaatggggggaaaactacatttttttattgtcatcgaCGATTCCTACCCATGAACCACCCATATAGATTTCAATCTgataagtttttgaaaggagTAATTGAAAGGCTTCCTCCTTTACCTCGTCCATCTGGTTTGGAAATGTTAAATGAAGTGTCCAAGTATACTGAGGGACATAATGGAGGTTcatcatataatgataaaattcctGGCTTTGGTGTTAAGCACAATTGGGTGAAGAAGAGCATTTTCTGGGAGCTTTCATATTGGCATACAAATTTGATTCgtcataatcttgatgtcatgcatattgagaaaaatgtctttgacaatattttttatacagtaatggATTGTCCGAATAGAAGCAAGGACAATTTAAAGGCTAGGTTGGATATTCAATTGTATTGTCAGAAGCCAAATTTACATTTGCAACAAGATATGAGTGGTCGGCTTTACAAACCTAAAGGCACTTATTGTCTgcacaagaaacaacaacaagaagttttgTCATGGATGAAGGAATTATCATTTCCTGATGGTTATGCTTCAAGCATTTCACGATGTGTGAAAGAGGCACAATGTAAGGTTTCGGAGATGAAGAGCCATGATTGTCATGTCTTCATTCAAAGACTTCTTCCAACCGCTTTCCGACCTTACTTACCTAGGCCACTGTGGGAGGCATTAACTGAACTGTCCatatttttttgagatatttgttcaacaaatttaaatgccCAGCACATGGAGTTAATGCagatgaatataattgaaataatttgcaaacttgaaaggatttttcctCCATCCTTCTTTGACTCCATGGAACACTTGACGATACATCTACCTTAcgaggcaaaagttggtggaccagttcaatatcaatggatgtatccatttgaacggtatgttttcatactatgttaattttattcactttttattttttaaaaataaactaattgacagaaatgatataggtatatgttttatttgaagaagaaagtgaccaataaagctaagggttccatatgtgaagcatacttgattgatgaaattaccaattttgcatCTCATTATTTTGGTGATGACGTGCAAACAATTTGGAATCGAGTTCCACGGAATGATGATGGTGGCCTTAGAAGTGTAGATGGatgtctctctattttttcctattcagggaaaaaattatccaaaagattttataaaaggCAGTTGTCACATGCTGAAATGCAAATTGCGCATAACTATGTGATATTCAATTGTCAAGAACTGAAGCCTTATTTAGAGTaagtatgaaatattattttgtactaaatttataataatttattattaacttaacattttaaaattttaggcaatGTCGACAAGAGCTAAAGTCACAACAACCATATGCGagtgatggtgaaattgaaaaattatgcgaagcgatctttccaaattggttaaaaaataatgtaagtattttaataaaattaatttatattttatgtcaattagctactttaaaaatattattaatctcttttaaatcattatttcttaTGGAGTTAACTATTATGCTAGGTGGAATACCAATCTAACGGAATTGAAAATCAGCTCTTTGGACTTGCTATGGGCCCTTCAACTTCAGTGAAATGTTATAATGGGTATTATgtgaatggttttaaatttcatactcaACGTTATGGccgttttaaaaagacaatgaatagtggagtttgtgtgaaaggaagttgctatgatgataatgaacgtgattattatggaatgcttaaagaagttgttcggctaaaatacttggggagtaagtgcaagttatttatgtttaaatgtaaTTGGATATGATACAAAACGAGGGATTAGAGTGCATCCTTcgaatggtttggttgaaatcaagcatacatctcgactacatggaaatgaagattttgtgttagcacaacaatgtcaacaagtctacTATACATATCCACCTGGTAATAAATCATCTGAATGGTGGACGGTTATTAAGACAACTGCTAGAAGTCGTTATAATGTTGACATGggtgaatttattgaagatgcTTACAATGTGAGATCATTTGATGTTGATCAATCAGATGAGATTTCTCAACTATGTCGTGTCCTTCCTACTCCAACACTTGATGATCCAAATATACTTGTTGAATCATCTTATTATGAAGAAATTGGGCAACATGAATTGATTCAACTTGACATGAATTGGGGaaacaaagatgatgaagatgaagatgaagatgaagatgatgaagaagaaggtgatggtgatggtgatggtgatggtgatggtgatggtgaagaagaagaagaagaagatgatgatgatgattgttatggtggtgatggttaggaatgatgataataatgagtagcacaagttaattatattttgtagtatatgtaatgaattatctttattatatgtatgaATGAACACATATTATTTCACAATATTTaggctttcaatgttttttttattattttattcaagtgtGTGTTATGCATCACATTACataaatcattttcattcacctttgaaaccatttataacctttcaagtatcaatctttaaattgtgattctgatgttatattttattttgtgattcgtTTTCTTGCTTACAGATGCTGAAGCGTGAAAGAAAGGGTTCTTCCtactcaatgttttgatttataggaccaaacattaaggtaagcatacttataaattttgatttctgcttaattaattatttagatttttatttttattattgtttgtgttaATTGGCTTTTGACAATTTAAACTTCATGGCTGAGTTTTGTCATTGCAAGGAATGCTTAATGAAATTGTcttgatgttatttatatatttggttttgttacagtaattattttatttgaagtataatatttttcggAGTGATGACTATTAAGTGGACAATCTATACTGATTTTGAACATCATAATCTAGATATTGTTTGTaatgaattgggaaaaaaatgagatttaacaGTTTGTTTTCATTCTAGTTATGGCAGTCTTGGAAAAATATCTGTGAATTTTTTTGTTCCTGATAGTTTAAATATGAGctaatttattgttatgttgtatatattcatattaaatgttagttattttttctggtttttagcatGCCTCGACGAGGATCCATATTAGAATCtaggagtgacaggtccacatcaaggagtgacaggtccactTCATCCAAGTCATTTCAAACTACATCAAGGCATAATAACAAAGGATCCACATTTCATCAACCTGTGTATCAGAACGTAAATGAGTATTATATACCCACTTTGGGGAGTACACATCCTCCTCAACATGATTATGGGAGGGTTGATGCATATCAATATTGTGAGGGCTTTCGTtttcaagatttgcttcaaactcAAGGAGGTTTCTATCGAGATAACCAACTTGTTTCTGGAGGACATAATTTATATGGGACTTATGGGAGAGTTGatggtaatgatgatgatgtgaacATTAGAAATGAAGATGAGGGAGACGGTAGTAATGAGAGAGGTGTATGTGATGAGAGAGATGTATGTGATGAGGATCAAGATGGTGTTCCATCATATCACGGTTCATCATCTTCTCCATACAATTATGATCAAAGTGTTAAAAGGAAGGGTTTTGACACGCCAATAGatccaataacaagaaaaaaagagctttgtttgtatggaacaacagagtaagttcaaacttttaataactaacttattaaggttatattttcaagtatgaaaaaaattacttattattgtgtaattatttgtttaatataagtttgttattatatattttcaggttcaaTAACGCATCGTGTGGCCGTGCAATCGGAGATATTTTGAGGTCCAATTTTAAGGGAGCATGGCACTCTTGGGAAAAAGTAGATCCAATGTGCAGggaactctttaaagagtttaaggtaagaaccaacactaattgccataatattcttttcaatttttttcactttaatgtagaattatgaaaattatcaactGAATAGCTATGActgatttgtgttataatttgttcttatttcttgtttactctttaatatcatttaatttctttagttattacatcatcttgcaaattctgaacaagataacacaatatgattaattatttatataatttgaaattttgtgcactctttttacttggtatatatattatttggtagaaaaaatattcctttcctgaggaagatgagtcgattgttcgtaatatttgggaagataaggctaggatagctttgaatcaacaattgacacgagctcgcaagaaagctatgtcaaaagaaaacactacaaatattatagattgtcTTGATAAAGGTCCTGCCTGGATAAACAATGATGACTAgaatcaaatgatcaaagatGTTTGGTCCACCCCTGAATTTCAAAGGAGATCTGAATCTGCTAGGAGGAATCG
It encodes the following:
- the LOC112326996 gene encoding uncharacterized protein LOC112326996; its protein translation is MQIAHNYVIFNCQELKPYLEQCRQELKSQQPYASDGEIEKLCEAIFPNWLKNNVEYQSNGIENQLFGLAMGPSTSVKCYNGYYVNGFKFHTQRYGRFKKTMNSGVCVKGSCYDDNERDYYGMLKEVVRLKYLGSKCKLFMFKYLLQTQGGFYRDNQLVSGGHNLYGTYGRVDGNDDDVNIRNEDEGDGSNERGVCDERDVCDEDQDGVPSYHGSITHRVAVQSEIF